From Camelina sativa cultivar DH55 chromosome 5, Cs, whole genome shotgun sequence:
GCATACTTCTTTGCCGAATTACTCGGACTCGGCTCAAGCAGCATCACAAGACACGTCACActcttctcatctctcttcACTTCTCTGTAATTCCTTGGAACCGTAACCAGACTCGCTATAGCTTGAGCAGCAACCTCTCTAGCTCCGCTCGCTTTCGCCTCCAACATTCTTATCAACAACGGGATACAACCTGATTCACCGATCATTTTCTTCGTCTCATTCGATGTAGCAATCCTGCAAATAGTTGATGCAGCCGCTTGTTGAGCTCCGACTGATCCTGATTTAAGAACATGGACCAAACTTGGGATTATCTTGAAGTAAGTCTCGAGAGAAACAGAGCCAACAAGATTCCTAATTGCTGCAACTCCTGATTCTTGAGGAAGAGGACCGTCTAAGTAAGCTAGCAGAGTTTGAATACCGTTCTCTGATATAACCGACCTTCGAAGAGTTTCGTTGCTTGAAGTGAGATTCTGAAGACACTCAGCTGCGTACTCTTTAGATCCTAACAGAATCCCGCAGTTGAGTATGTTAATCATCACTTTAACGATCCCTTCTTCCGCAAGAGTCTGTCTTACTTCAGGCACAGCAGAGATGTTCTTCAAAGTACAAGCAGAAGCAGACTGAGAAACAGAGTCCCCTGTTTTGCAAATCTCTATCAACGGACTAACCCCGCCGTGACCAACGATTGAACGAGAAGTCTCTGATGAAATCGACATTCTCTGCAAAGAAATAACAGCTTTCTCCTTAGCAACAGGGCTTCCAGATTCTAGTAGCCTTACCAATGGAGGCAATGCGTTCTCAGAGATAAGCCAGTTTTCACAACCGCCTGATTCAGCTAGAGAGCAGATCACAGTCACAGCGTTTTCCCTTACGCTAGGTGAAGTAGCCGTCAAAAGCTGCACCAAAGACGCGACATTGCTCCGACCTAAAGCTGTTATAACAGCTTTTTCGTCATCTTTCATTACCTCAACAAGCTGCTCAAGCGCTTTACGTTTAGACTCCAAGTGACCTATCTGAAGCCGAGCAAGCAACTCTCTAACGCTGAACGTTTCCAAGTCTTGAACTGAAGATGATAAAGGTTGTGTGACTTCTCCAAGAACACCAGTTTTCATAAGCAATCCACAATCTTTCAAGCTAAGATCGATTTTGGCGGATAAAGAATCGAGATCACTCTGCATCTTTAACTTCCCTTCTTGCTTCTCATTGACGCATACGTTAGCGAGCTCGATGGCTTCTTTCAAGGTTTCTAAGACCGCTTGAAGTTGCTCTTTGCATAGAGTGTGTTTAGAGAAGCAAGGGTGGCTAGACAAATCAGATAAACATGTCGGTATCTTCTCTAATCTTGATATGATCACTCTCCATCTGCTTGAGAAAACTTTCACCGTTCTTGCTTTGGTTAACGCCACAGGGACAAACTCTTGCGCCTGTAATAACAAATCTTCAACTGTTGGATCAACAACCATAGTTTCGTTTCCGATTCTCTCCTCCACCATGATCCTTGAACTCTACTGAATtgcacaaaagaagaaaaaaaacagaactttaACGATTtgcagaaacaaaaagaaaccaaacgaTCAAATATGCTTTGATGATGAGACACACTGGCAAATCATTGATACTTTAGTtctgtaaagaaaacaaaaaaagtggtAATGAAGGGAGTAGTTGAATGAGTGATGAACAAGTTGGTAAGATTTGTTATAAATAAGGGACACGgattatataaaaacaagaagaagaaaaggaagaagctaaccaaaaaaaagagtttcgAGAATCACAGAACAAAAAGcttaatcaatattttcttttcttttgctggAGAACAAAAATTAATCCTCTACCAGACAAAAAATATACAAGTCCTTTTCCAATTTCCTTTTACTTCGTCGGTGTGAACAATAAATGCTATAAATAAAGCTAATGATatggtaataaataaatacaagaatctaTCATGAATCAGCATCTATCTATAATCTATTAACataatattactatattatatagtatagtatttatttttaatgagaAGGCTCATGGAAAGTAAAAGACAAGAATACCCTTGTGAAGAACAAGAATGAGAGAGCTTAcagagattaaaagaaaaacaaaagattgaagaagattaaAAAGCTGGTTTTAGAGGAAAAGtaataaagagagaagagagactttGTTTTAAAGAGAAGATGTGAGTCTCTTTCAAACAAATCGTGTGCTTAAATACTTCATAAGAGTTCGAACCAAACTCCACTAAAACACACTACATACATACAAGGTTGGTGACAAATCCACAACTTGTCTTTActataagcaaaacaaaaagttctTTCCTAAGACGAGCTTGTGTTAAAAGCAAGAGATTCAAACAGAACatgaagaaaaattgaaacGCAGAGCTATTTACCTGGAAATAAAACAGAACTATGCTTGAGCTTCTGGGTTCGATGTCTGAAACTGTTAAACGAATTAtagttgaagattttttttgaattttgaaagtgaattcaaaaacaaaagcagGAACTCTCTTTCACATCAGAGAAGGAGCTTGTTCAAGAGtcgtttaaattttttagtcAGCTTTTAGATTTTGTTCCGACAGAGCCGTAACgcatgattttttattttatttttatcgtaTCAATGAGAATTTTTTCAAATTCAACTGATCGGACGGTTATAATTTCTTGTGGAACCAATATCGAACGGCTGGGATAcgattgaaatttgaaatgacTCGGTGATTAGCTGACGTGGACTTATGACTGGTCTTCTCGGGAGCGTCACGTGTGCGGAAGTAAAGCAAATATCGATAAGATTAACCTTATGAGTTCTGTGAATTAACGAAAATGCCACTGGTTTTTAAAGCATCTAATCGACTTTTGAGGAACCATAAAGGAGAAAGTAGTGTTAGAGGGGACCGAGGCGCGTGAGAGGCTTTGTGGGCCTTATTAACGTGCATGAAACGGCACGCACTTGTTTTTTGTCTATTGAGAAACACTTGTGAGAGCGTCGGCTTTTGTGATATGGAGTAATTAATTTTATCATTAGGGTATCATTATTAATGTAACTCCTTTATTTATGTGCTAATCCTCATCCGATTTTCGTAATCATTTTTAAGgttaaaaaaactaacaattgattattattacagtaaaacctctataaattaataatctataaattaataaacactataaattagtCAATTTTACTGGTCTGAAGTCGGGTCAGtgtaaaaaatagcaaaattcgataagataataatataataatttttttgaaatttcttttgtaaaatatggtcacaataatatcataaattaataatcatgtaattttacatatatgtgtatatatatatgctgatataataatttatgctataaacttttgattttagtCCAAAAGCTCATACGATGGGGGAAGAAGGGGTTCAATTTCGCAGGTTTACCCTGGAAACCCCATGTCAAACATCACAAAAGGAGGTATGTGATTTACGATTGGGGAAGCAGAGGTTCAATTTTGCAGTCAAACATCACAAAAAAGAAGTATGTGACTCACGGTTTTACTCCCAGAGATGCTGATAAAAAAACATTGGATAGGATGGCCCAAATTAAAGATTTCTTTCGAATTTTAGGGATAGTAAAGAAACAAGGGAAATTAGGGGATGTAGCATTAGTTGAGTTTATCTACGGAAAGATTAGGAAATCTTCCTTTGAGCTTTTAGATGTGAATGACCATCAGTTgttgctagagatttactcagaCTGTGGGATGCTAAGTGATGCTCTGTGTGTATTTGAGGAAATGCCTCTGCAGATTCCCGAGGCTTGGCATGCAATAATTTTCTTGGACAAAATGGATTAGGGAAATAAGCTCTTACGATGTTTGGTTGgttcaaagaagatgaaaacaaacCTGACAGTCCATTATTCCTAGATGTTCTCTATGCGTGTAAACTGGTTGATGATGCTAAGGAGGGATTGTTGCAATTTAAATCCATGCATCAAGGCTATGGGATTTATCCCACCGTCCAGCACAATGAAAGCTTGATAGaactttttgaaatttattttgtaaaatatggtcacaataatatcataaattaataatcatgtaattttacatatatatatatatatatatatatatgttgatataataatttatgctttaaacttttgattttagtCCAAaagctcatatctataaaacaattattatgttatattttcaaattataatgatataaaatactaaataacaagacataaaaatatctaattttttctaatttttttcaaatatctaGATAtccatcatttttatttttgatagttttataagcgattaaaatataaaaattgatattattatccataaatttaaatttatgtatattttgtataagTGATATTGTTTATAGTATGTGTAATTTATGGtcaattatgttttataaatattagaaattcaatttgaaaaccataaaatttataacatccaaaagtctaatcttcttttgctaaaattatctcaactaataatttttaagaatttaaacaatttaaatatatatctaattattaatttatagataaattaatatcactataaatttaaatttatgtatatcaTTTGTATAAGTGATATTGTTTATAGTATGTGTAATTTATGGtcaattatgttttcaaaatattagaaattcaattttaaaaccataaaatttataacatccaaaaatctaatcttcttttgctaaaattatctcaacttataatttttaagaatttaaacaattaaaatatatatatatatatatatatataaattaataattattaattaatagataaattaatatcactataaattaataaaatgtcatagtcccaacattatttatagaggttttactgtaagtGAGACATTATTCTTATCCTTCATAAACCCAATACTCCCATTTcactaatattttgtaaataagattaactgaaagtttttttttttttgtcaactatttgAAAGTATTGCATTATCGTTTTCgtttttaaagataaaactagaatttcacccgcggtacaccgcggggctaaatataaattattgtattttaaataatatattttaatttatttagttttcaatttcttaattaattaactttttctaattaatttatagttttgtttacaattctttttcttcttcttacactTTTATAGAGTTTAgaacttaattacattaaatttattattagataaaatataaaattctagatttgttttgttctctagaattaaacagaggtatatgcctatatagtatgttattttatatttttatgcgtatatttttttttaatattaagaatgtgtttaatattagatttgtaacagtaattaatataattaatatcagTTCCGATTTTGGAAAATCGGTTactcattttaatattttaggttaaattttataaattaaatttaaatactaaTGACAATCTTGTAAATAGGTGGCAAATTcatgatttatttgctaaatgtaattgaaaaatgtatatatagattaaatgaattataaatgataattttctatatattctGATATAAAACCAGGCCACAAATATTTCAACAAATCCAATATCCTGATTTTCTGAAAAGTTGTCTCTgaatcattaaatttttaaatctgaTCAGAGAATCATCGGTTTGATTTCCcctatgtattttgttttggtcCGCAGATCAGATGTCACAGCGTACAAGAAAGAACTCATATTTATATGGATCGAAACGTACCATTTAGCTATTTGGCATGTTAAGTTGGGCCCTAGATTTCTGAAGCCCTAAATTAAACAAGGACTTCACTTCCCATTCTACGCCAAACTATATAAataccattcttctttttttttgttatctctctGGATTTTCCAATTTGCTAAAATCGAAATCGTTCCCGATCGATCTGAAATTGAATTCTCGAATCGTAAAGTTTGCCCTAATCCTAAATCGAAGATCTAGATCTCGCGTTTGATCCATCAGGTTTGCTTCTTCCTCGGCTAAGTACACATCTCAGCGATTATGATGTCTTCGTGCTTTCAGTTAGGGTTTCcgcttcttcttgatcttcgtCATCCTGTTCGCGTTGAAGCTCGGCTTTCACAAACATTGTTCGTGAATTCACGTTGTTCCGTTGCTAGAGAtctcttctttggttttcttttgttgttatttaGGGTTGTATAGTATATGTATAAACGCACGGTTATGAAATCATCAAAGcctttggatttggatttgagTTTTCGATCTGCGAGTGGAAACTCCGAAGATCGTCGTCTATGGCTAGTCTGGAACATTAGGTTGTTTATGGCAATTGGAGTCAGATTTATTTGGTATTTCTGGCGATTGGGATGTTGTGGATGTGTGTCAGCTCCTGAAAATTGCCATATGTATCATCATGGATAGAAGCAACAATGTTGGGCTCTGTGATTCAGTCTTCTAAAATCTGTATGTTTCTCCGTGTTTAGTATGAATCATAAAGCGCCGAGGAGATACTCACAAGGAAGGAATTTTGGAGTGGACAGACAACAAGATTTTGCTGTAGATATTGTTCCAAGAAGTTCCAGTGTCCCTTATGACAAGAGAGTGAGGAAAGGTCCATACAATGGATCAAGGAATTTGGTTTGGACCTCAAAAGAGTTCCAAACATCACAAGGCAACAGGCCAAGGAAGAATGGCCCATATGGGTCGATGAACTCACTAGTTTCAAGCACTGGGTATCGTGTGTCTAACCAGCCTAGGAAGAATGAAGCCTATAAGCCAATGAACTCACCAGTTTCGGGAACTGGATATCGTGTGTCAAACCAGCCTAAGAAGAATGAAGCCTATAAGCCAATGAACTCACCAGTTTCAGGCAGTGGATGTCGTGTGTCAAACCAGCCTAGGAAGAATGGTTTGTAtgggtcaaggagctcgactaTTTCAGGCTCCAGAGTTTGGACGTCGGAAGATAATGGCAGTCCCAAGTTTAGGGAAAGTGTATGCAAGTATTGGAAAGCTGGAAACTGCAAGAAGGGTGAGGAATGCAAGTTCTTACACTCTTGGTGTTGTTTTCCTGGCTTGGTGATGGTAGCTACTCTTGAAGGACACAAAAAGGTACTCCTCATATAGTTTCCATGCTGCTTTGATCATCTACTTCTTTATTATGTTAGCATAGTATGCATTGGGGTTTCATCTTTGAGTGTTGGCTGAATGGAAAGCAGATTTTATTCACATCTATTTTTTCTTGACCGTAGGATATAAAGGGGATTGCCCTACCTCAAGGTTCTGACAAACTCTACTCAGTCAGTGGTGATGGTGCTTTGAGAATATGGGACTGCCATACTGGTCAGTGTGTGCATGAGATCAACCTCCAGGCAGAAGCAGGGTCTCTAATTAGTGAAGGACCATGGGTTTTCCTTGGCTTGCCAAATGCTGTAAAGGTTAGTCTAGGGCATTCTAACCTCAGGACATTTATCTGTTTTCTAAATACCATTCTTTGAAATTCAGTGGGATTCATCTCGACTCTGGTCTCAAGGTTTTGCTATACAATCTTGCAGGCTTTTAATGTTCAGACCCGTAAAGATTTGCATCTAAATGGTTCGGTAGGAGATCAGGTGAATGCAATGGCTGTTGGAAACGGAATGCTTTTTGCTGGGACGAGTGTAAGCCTTTTAACTCACTTCATCTTTATCTCTGTAAGTTCTTTACTTTCCAGTTTATTGCATCCGTATCTAAAGTGTGTTCCTTTTTGGTCTCGTTGGAATCATACAGTCTGGTAGTATATCAGTCTGGAAAGTTACCGACACTGAGTCTGATCCTTTCAAATACCTCACATCTCTCGAGGGACATAGTGGTGAAGTCAagtgttttgttgttggaggTCAGAGGCTATACTCTGGTTCTGTGGATAAAACCATTAAGGTACGGGGATGGTTCCATTTATTTCAATCTTTCCCCAAAAATACTTGTCATGTTATAGAATTGATTCCAATCAACATGTTCAGGTGTGGGATCTCGACACATTGCAATGTATAATGACATTGAGGCAGCATAGTGACACTGTCACGTCGCTCTTATGCTGGGATCAATATCTGTTATCTTCTTCACTGGATGGGACCATAAAAGTCTGGGGCTCTTCGGAAAGTCCCAACTTGAAAGTTATCCATACACGCAGCCAAGAACAAGTAAGTTGTAATAACAAGAACAATAAGAAGACCTAGTTTTCCTTTTAAGAAATAGCATtctgattgtgttttttttttctggtttgaaaCAGAGTGTGCACGCTCTTTGTGGATTGCACGATGCAGAGGCTAGGCCGATTATATTCTGCTCTTACCAAAACGGAACAGTTGGCATATATGATCTACCATCGTAAGTGAAGCTTAATCCGAGAGCCTCTCTAGTGCTCTAGTTTGTACTCTAATCTAACCATAAATTGTGTAATGAAATCTGAATTATCTCTCATGTTGGGTATACACAGTTttgaagaaagaggaaagatGTTTTCAACGCATACGATGGACACACTTACAGTTGGTCCTGAAGGAATGTTCTTCAGTGGAGACAAGGGTGGGAAAGTGCGTGTATGGCGCTTAGGTGGCAGCAAAGAGTAGAAAACTAGAAATCTTCGTTCGACCAACTCTTTTGTTGTTGCTTTGGTCGACTAGAATATTCATTATAATATAATGTACACTGACGATGGTAAACGATTACCACCGCTTTATGAGTTAAGAAAAGTTAATTTCATTGTATATTTTAACTGTAGTAGATCGattggtaatatatataaacgaaGAACATAGAATGATAGAAACATCAACTATCATAAAGTAACGAGCTTTTGATTAGATTCAACAACAAAATTCCATACTATAAATTTAAGTGTGATGGACAAAGAAGGGATACTAGCTCAAATATCTTCAAAAACTCagaataaacaaaatgaaaaggTGTGGCTGCGTGAATggagtcatcttcttctttagtctCCCTTCTTCCTGAATGAACATCCTTCAGTGAGCTTTGCCTTGCCTCCTGTGGGTTGGCAAAGTATAGTCTGGCAGTTTCCACACACCACAACGGTCTGAGAGTGGCTGAACACCGTCGTACTGCACCAAACACAAACCCATCACTCAGTTATTTCATAGATTCATAACCATAAAACATTCAAGGATTCAGAGATTTTAAAAGCTTACATGTTAAAGCAGCCTTGACACTTGACATCCTACATCAACCACATAACATCGAAAAGATCATATAATCAGCAACCAAAAATGGAGTTTACTGATCAGCTCAAAACTCAATATTCATAAGAACATACAAAGAGATTATTAGGTAGCGAAAAGGTTTGGATTAATAAAGAAGATATCTTACCATGAAAAATGAATTGGGTGACTGAACAAGACGCTTGAGCTTGTGCTTTCTCTTCTCAAGCTCAGCAGGTGGGTTAAGCAGATCAATATCGTTCTGAAGGACCTGAGAATTATTCAAAAACACAGATTATCTCACTTGTGATAGAAATAGAATGAATCAAATCATGAAACTACAATTCAAATCTCTTAACGACCTAAGAAATGCCTTAAGAGAAGACACGCTTGAAACAATAGATCACATAACAACAAGGAATCGTTTAGTTCTCTGTTCTTTCCTACAGAAACTATCAGACTCAACTACGAAATTGACATTAAGGGATATCTAATGTTCTTAGGCAAAAGAATCCGACGAGAACAAAAATCGAGAACTAACCATTTTCGTAAGAAGCTTCTTAGAGATTCTGCAACGACAAGACTGAAAGAGAGTAAAAAATCAGCCGACCAAAATGCTCTTGGGAAAGATGTAAACCCTAATTCACACAACAAGGCCGCCTTTATAACTAACACTCTACAGTAATATGTCTTTGAATTTATATCTAATACAAATATCGATAAGCAAAAGTTGATATGGCCGAGttggtctaaggcgccagattAAGGTTCTGGTCCgaaagggcgtgggttcaaatcccactgTCAACattctccttttttatttttgtcaaaattaacattttgggcttaatatatattagatcCGGTCCATTATGCTTAATTTATTGGACTTATCTCATTACTTATCTCATTagagttttaaaacatttactttACACAGATTAGTAACAGTAAAAGTTAACTTTATTTTCATCTCTCcccaattattttgttttttccctcctttgttttgattaaaattattgaaaaggTAACACTTTTTgccgcaatttttttttttaaaaaaattaattgtgcGGTGCCCattaattaatgataaaatatGTTCAGCCCGACTTGTATGACCTTTGAAGTCGGAACGTCGTCgtacacactctctctctctcgctctcttctGGTAGTACACATTCAAACGAATCGCTCTATCTCTTTTCGACTCGCCGGAACCTATGTGGAACTCCGGCgaagatgacgatgacgatTTCCAAATCTATCCTTCCTCCCAGCTTTCGATTCGTAAACCTCTTCAACCTACCAACGCTAACAGCAACATCTCTCACCGCCGTCCAAACAAGAAGCCCAGACTCAGTCGTTATCCTGGAAAGGAGAATGTAACTCCGCCTCCATCTCCGCCTCCTGAATCTAGCTCCGACCCGTCTGGTGAATACGGTACGGATCTGCTCTGCTCGTCTTCTACTCTTGACTGTAGTAGCTTAGATTGTATCCCGTCGAGTGTTGATTGCTCAATTGGTCCGATTTGTTCTCTCGGGGAAGACGAGCATGTTTTAGTTGATAAATTAGGAAACGATGACTGTTTTAAGGCGAATCGTGAGGGGTATTTGTGTAATTCTATGGAGGCTAGGTTATCAAAGTCGAGGATTCGTCTAGGGATTGATAGTGGAATCCATGAGGATGATGAATCAGACTCTGAGTTTGACGTCTTGTTAAAGCTTTGCTCTGAGTCTGAGGGTAACATTGGAGGTGAGTGTAGTTTAGTCAAGGATGATTCGATTCAGTGCCCACTGTGTTCGATAGATATTTCAGCTTTGAGTGAAGAGCAGAGGCAAGTTCACACCAATAAGTGTCTTGACAATTCTGATAGTCAGGCTCCTGAGCAACTGCAAGTAAGTAAGCTGCTCTGTTATCTCATAATTGGAATTGGTATCATCCTTCAATTGGATGCTGATAGGCTTTTTTTGTTAGTACATCTTGAAATATCCCTAACAGTGTAGGAGTTTTGTTAAATTGTTACTTTATGAAGGCATTGATTGACTTGCTGACTTGTAAATGTGATTGTAGGGCTCTCTGAGGAAATGCGAGAATTCATCTTCTCTTATTGAAGAATCGATTGATGATCCAGTTCAGCTTCCTCAGCTAGTTACTGACGTTTCTCCAGTGCTTAAATGGCTAAGGAGTCTAGGTTTAGCTAAATATGAAGATGTTTTTATTCGTGAAGAGATTGACTGGGATACCCTTCAGTCACTTACTGAGGAGGTAATGGAATACCATAATCAGTCGTAGCTCATTTAAGTATCTTCACCAAACTGAcgaaaatacaattttgttttgtttatgtgcATTTTA
This genomic window contains:
- the LOC104784751 gene encoding 40S ribosomal protein S27-2-like; this translates as MVLQNDIDLLNPPAELEKRKHKLKRLVQSPNSFFMDVKCQGCFNITTVFSHSQTVVVCGNCQTILCQPTGGKAKLTEGCSFRKKGD
- the LOC104784749 gene encoding U-box domain-containing protein 15-like, yielding MVEERIGNETMVVDPTVEDLLLQAQEFVPVALTKARTVKVFSSRWRVIISRLEKIPTCLSDLSSHPCFSKHTLCKEQLQAVLETLKEAIELANVCVNEKQEGKLKMQSDLDSLSAKIDLSLKDCGLLMKTGVLGEVTQPLSSSVQDLETFSVRELLARLQIGHLESKRKALEQLVEVMKDDEKAVITALGRSNVASLVQLLTATSPSVRENAVTVICSLAESGGCENWLISENALPPLVRLLESGSPVAKEKAVISLQRMSISSETSRSIVGHGGVSPLIEICKTGDSVSQSASACTLKNISAVPEVRQTLAEEGIVKVMINILNCGILLGSKEYAAECLQNLTSSNETLRRSVISENGIQTLLAYLDGPLPQESGVAAIRNLVGSVSLETYFKIIPSLVHVLKSGSVGAQQAAASTICRIATSNETKKMIGESGCIPLLIRMLEAKASGAREVAAQAIASLVTVPRNYREVKRDEKSVTCLVMLLEPSPSNSAKKYAVSGLAALCSSRKCKKLMISHGAVGYLKKLSELEVPGSKKLLERIEKGKLKSFFSRK